Proteins from a genomic interval of Kaistia defluvii:
- the cyoD gene encoding cytochrome o ubiquinol oxidase subunit IV encodes MTSHPVDQHDVAPGDEQISESIASGVLGYLVGFVLAVILTAMSFYVASSDLLWGPGIAMGLVVLAIAQMGVHLVFFLHITTSPDSTNNVLALAFGVFIVFLVLAGSLWIMANLNHNLMPDQMMEQMKNM; translated from the coding sequence ATGACCTCGCACCCCGTCGACCAGCATGACGTCGCACCGGGCGACGAGCAGATCTCGGAATCGATCGCCAGCGGTGTCCTGGGCTATCTGGTCGGTTTCGTGCTGGCGGTCATCCTGACGGCGATGTCGTTCTACGTCGCCAGTTCCGACCTGCTCTGGGGGCCGGGCATCGCCATGGGGCTTGTCGTGCTGGCGATCGCCCAGATGGGCGTGCATCTGGTGTTCTTCCTGCACATCACCACCTCGCCGGACAGCACCAACAATGTGCTGGCCCTGGCCTTTGGCGTGTTCATCGTCTTCCTGGTGCTGGCCGGCTCGCTCTGGATCATGGCGAACCTCAACCACAATCTGATGCCCGACCAGATGATGGAGCAGATGAAGAACATGTGA
- a CDS encoding HAD-IA family hydrolase, which translates to MTTDALFGGRSFAAFLFDMDGTLLTSIEAAERVWSNWAGRHGLDVAAFLPTLHGKRAIDTVRQLALPGVDADAEAEWILQAEIDDVDGVREIGGAAAFLGALPADRWALVTSAPRLLALRRLEAAGLTPPAVFVTADDVAIGKPEPDCYLLAASRLGVVASDCLVFEDAPAGIEAGERAGASVLVIQATHTAPLASSHPGVSHYEGLRVSSDADGRLTVSRDLG; encoded by the coding sequence ATGACGACGGATGCGCTGTTCGGCGGACGTTCCTTTGCGGCGTTCCTGTTCGACATGGATGGGACGCTGTTGACCTCGATCGAGGCGGCGGAGCGCGTCTGGTCGAATTGGGCCGGCCGGCATGGCCTCGACGTCGCGGCCTTCCTGCCGACGCTGCACGGCAAGCGGGCCATCGACACGGTACGCCAACTCGCCTTGCCGGGCGTCGATGCCGACGCTGAAGCGGAGTGGATCCTGCAGGCCGAGATCGACGACGTCGACGGCGTGCGGGAGATTGGCGGCGCGGCGGCGTTCCTCGGCGCGCTTCCGGCGGATCGCTGGGCGCTGGTCACCTCGGCGCCGCGTCTCCTCGCCCTTCGCCGGCTTGAGGCCGCGGGCCTGACGCCGCCGGCCGTGTTCGTCACCGCCGACGATGTGGCGATCGGCAAGCCCGAGCCGGACTGCTATCTACTCGCCGCCAGCCGGCTCGGCGTCGTGGCGTCGGATTGCCTGGTGTTCGAGGATGCCCCGGCTGGCATCGAAGCCGGCGAGCGCGCTGGCGCCAGCGTGCTGGTGATCCAGGCGACGCACACCGCACCGCTCGCTTCCAGCCATCCCGGCGTCAGCCATTACGAGGGATTGCGGGTCTCCAGCGACGCAGACGGCCGGCTGACGGTATCGCGCGACCTCGGCTGA
- a CDS encoding (R)-mandelonitrile lyase, with translation MEIRRVGTQASGKGPADWFTGTVRIDPLFNGFDPARVQGANVTFEPGARTAWHTHPLGQTLIVTSGKGLAQRLGGAVEEIFPGDVVWFPPGEKHWHGAGPTTAMAHIAIQEVFEGKVVDWMEPVTEEQYRRCGSRSA, from the coding sequence ATGGAAATCAGGCGAGTTGGCACCCAGGCATCCGGCAAGGGGCCTGCGGACTGGTTCACCGGCACCGTTCGCATCGATCCGCTGTTCAACGGGTTCGATCCGGCGCGCGTGCAGGGGGCGAACGTCACCTTCGAGCCCGGCGCGCGGACGGCATGGCACACTCATCCGCTCGGCCAGACCCTGATCGTCACGTCCGGCAAGGGGCTGGCGCAGCGGCTCGGCGGCGCCGTCGAAGAGATCTTTCCGGGCGATGTGGTCTGGTTCCCGCCTGGCGAAAAGCACTGGCATGGCGCAGGCCCGACGACGGCGATGGCCCATATCGCGATCCAGGAAGTCTTCGAGGGCAAGGTCGTCGACTGGATGGAGCCGGTCACCGAGGAGCAATACCGGCGCTGTGGGTCGCGGTCTGCATAG
- a CDS encoding DNA topoisomerase IB, with the protein MPDSSELEEAVAASEPLEELKRARAEDLGIRRRRRGRGFSYVDRKGRTIRAKAALERIAKLAIPPAYEDVRISSDPTSHLQAIGRDAAGRWQHRYHENWTGVRESRKIERLALLLDVLPKIRARVRADMARRKLDRSKALACAVAILDETHIRVGCEAYVSTSGARGAATLLKRHSSLGKEQVLLCFRGKGGTQFRCTVLHSPLARALSRIAELPGRRLLQYQDASGAVKLIHAQEINAYLKEISGAEITAKDLRMLAANALAAQEFAAMEPETVETRQRRQIAAVMRKVAERLGNTPAVTRKSYVHSRIVEAFAAGGLPAIVKTCRSVGLRKRSESLVKRLIAS; encoded by the coding sequence ATGCCGGACAGCTCTGAGCTCGAGGAAGCCGTAGCCGCGTCCGAGCCGCTGGAAGAGCTGAAGCGGGCGCGCGCCGAGGATCTTGGCATCCGACGGCGCCGCCGCGGTCGCGGCTTCTCCTATGTCGATCGCAAGGGACGGACGATCCGCGCCAAGGCTGCCTTGGAGCGGATCGCCAAGCTGGCCATCCCGCCCGCCTATGAAGACGTCCGCATCTCGAGCGACCCGACCTCGCATCTGCAGGCAATCGGACGCGACGCGGCCGGGCGCTGGCAGCATCGCTATCACGAGAACTGGACCGGCGTTCGCGAATCCCGAAAGATCGAGAGGCTGGCCCTTCTTCTCGACGTGCTGCCGAAGATCCGCGCCCGCGTCCGGGCCGACATGGCGCGCCGGAAGCTCGACCGCTCGAAGGCGCTCGCCTGCGCCGTCGCGATCCTCGACGAGACCCATATTCGCGTCGGCTGCGAGGCATATGTCTCGACCAGCGGTGCTCGCGGTGCGGCAACCTTGCTCAAGCGGCATTCCAGTCTCGGCAAGGAGCAGGTCCTGCTCTGCTTTCGCGGCAAGGGCGGCACGCAGTTCCGCTGTACGGTGCTGCATTCCCCGCTTGCTCGCGCGCTGAGCCGGATCGCCGAACTTCCGGGCCGCCGCCTCCTGCAATATCAGGATGCTTCCGGTGCGGTAAAGCTCATCCATGCGCAGGAGATCAACGCCTATCTGAAGGAGATCTCCGGCGCCGAAATCACCGCGAAAGATCTCCGGATGCTGGCTGCCAACGCGCTCGCGGCGCAGGAATTCGCCGCGATGGAGCCGGAGACGGTCGAGACGCGCCAGCGCCGGCAGATCGCTGCCGTCATGCGGAAAGTGGCGGAGCGCCTCGGCAATACCCCGGCCGTCACCCGCAAGAGCTACGTCCATTCCCGCATCGTCGAGGCCTTCGCCGCGGGCGGTCTCCCCGCCATC